AGATGAATCTCGCGCGAGGCTTCGGCTGCGATGCGCGGATTGTGCGTGACCATCACGATCGTCACGCCCTTGCGGTGCAGGTCCTGCAGCAGGCGCATCACCTCGTCGCCGGAGCGGGTGTCGAGGTTGCCGGTCGGCTCGTCGGCGATGATCATCACCGGGTCGTTGACCAGCGCCCGGGCGATCGCCACCCGCTGCTGCTGTCCCCCGGAGAGTTCGTGCGGTTGGTGGTGGGTCCGGTCGCCGAGGCCGACCTGCTCCAGCAGCGCTCGGGCTTTTTCGTCACGGGCCTGGGGATCCATCCGCCGCGAGCGGTTGTAGAGCAGGGGCAGGGTGACGTTGCGCAGGGCCGTCGTCCGCGGCAGAAGGTTGTAGGATTGGAAGACGAAGCCGATCTTGCGGCTGCGGATGTCCGCCAGCTCGCGCCGGTCCAGGTTGTGCGCGTCCTCGCCGTCGAGCAGGTATTCCCCCGAGCTGGGCCGGGCCAGGCAGCCGAGGATGTACATCAGAGTGCTCTTGCCGGATCCGGAAGGACCCATCACCGCGATGAATTCGCCCCGGTCGATCCGGAGGTGGATGCCGTCGAGCGCCGCCACCCGCGTATCGCCCGCGCCGTAGACCTTCGAGAGGCCGCGCGTCTCGATCAGCGTCCGGCCGCCCATCAGTTCGTCTCCGTGATGCCGGTGGTGACCACGTCCCCTTCGCGCAGCCCCGAGGTCACTTCGACGTACACCAGGTCCTGCAGGCCGATCTCCACCACGCGCAACCGAGGCTCGCCGTTTTCCATCACGAAGACCGCGTAGGTTCCGTCTTCGATTTCGTGCAGCGCTTCCACCGGAATGAGCAGCGCGCCCTCCGTCCGGCCGCCGATCACATCGACCGAGGCTCCGGTCCCCAGGGGAAGGTCCGTCCCGATCGACGCGTCCAACTGCACGATGGCGCGGATGTAGGAGGAATTCATCGAGGTGGTCAAGCCCGGATCCACCGAGAGCACCTTGCCGGCGTAGACCTTGTCCGGCAGCAGGTCGAAGGTCACTTCCACGGGATATCCCGCCTTGATGCTGCCCCAGTCGCTTTCGTCGAGGTAGATTTCCAGCGTGTACGGCTGGTCCAGGTTCGAAACGGTTATCGTGGCGCCGGAGCCCGCGCTGTCGCCCGTTTGAAACCCGACGGCCATGACGGTTCCGTGGATGGGAGCGCAAAGGGTCGTCGCCGCGAGGCTTTCCTGGGCGGCGGCCAGATCGTCCTGCGCCTGTTCGAAGGCGGCGAGGGCGGCGCCCGTAGCGCCTTCGGGGATCTCCCCGGCGGTGATGGCGGCCAGGTACCACTCGGCTTCCTGCAGTTGTTGTTTGGCCAATTCGTAGTCCGCGCGCGCCTGGGCGACGTCCTCTTCCGAGGGTGGGACGACCTGCTTCTTGGTTTCGCGCCCTTCGGTGACCGTCGTCAGGAAGGTCTCCGGAACGTAATCGTTCCAATAGTCCAGCGTGGCCTGGGCCAGATGGTTTATGCACACTTGCAGGAGCTGTTCCGCGGCGGCCACCTTCTTATCGGCATCCTCCGACGGATTGGCGGCCGCTTCGGCCTTCGCCTGCTCGAGCGCCTTTTCCGCGGCCGCGACCTGCTCTTCCCAATACAGCACGTCCGGGCTGATCAGATAGGCCAGGGTGGCTTTGGTGTTGACCAGGTTGACTTTGGCCTCGGCCAGCGCCAGCTTCGCGGCGGCGACGGCGGTCGGCGAGGTGAGTTCCGCAAGCGCCCGCTGGGCTTGCAGGAGTTGGCGCTGGGCGGAGGCGTCGTCCAGGCGCGCCAACGCCTGGCCCGCGTCGACCACGTCGCCCACCTGCACCAGCACTTCCGCGACAGTCCCGCTTTCGGAGAATCCGAAGGTGGCTTCCCCGCCGGCGATCAGTGTTCCGGTGCCGCTGGCGAAAATTTTCAGGTCGCCCCGTTGGACCACGGCGGTTTGAAGCGCATCGGCCTGCGAGGCGGCCGGGGTCTGGACGGCCTTCCAGCGCGCGTAGGCGCCGACGCCGCCGACGATGACCAGGAGGCCGAGGATAGTCAGGAGGATGTTGCGATGAAGAGCCTTGCTGCGCGAGGCTGGGGTACTGACGGGTGTTGGCATCCGT
This window of the Anaerolineales bacterium genome carries:
- a CDS encoding ABC transporter ATP-binding protein, coding for MGGRTLIETRGLSKVYGAGDTRVAALDGIHLRIDRGEFIAVMGPSGSGKSTLMYILGCLARPSSGEYLLDGEDAHNLDRRELADIRSRKIGFVFQSYNLLPRTTALRNVTLPLLYNRSRRMDPQARDEKARALLEQVGLGDRTHHQPHELSGGQQQRVAIARALVNDPVMIIADEPTGNLDTRSGDEVMRLLQDLHRKGVTIVMVTHNPRIAAEASREIHLSDGRIADIVENGKRGIRNGHN
- a CDS encoding HlyD family efflux transporter periplasmic adaptor subunit, whose protein sequence is MPTPVSTPASRSKALHRNILLTILGLLVIVGGVGAYARWKAVQTPAASQADALQTAVVQRGDLKIFASGTGTLIAGGEATFGFSESGTVAEVLVQVGDVVDAGQALARLDDASAQRQLLQAQRALAELTSPTAVAAAKLALAEAKVNLVNTKATLAYLISPDVLYWEEQVAAAEKALEQAKAEAAANPSEDADKKVAAAEQLLQVCINHLAQATLDYWNDYVPETFLTTVTEGRETKKQVVPPSEEDVAQARADYELAKQQLQEAEWYLAAITAGEIPEGATGAALAAFEQAQDDLAAAQESLAATTLCAPIHGTVMAVGFQTGDSAGSGATITVSNLDQPYTLEIYLDESDWGSIKAGYPVEVTFDLLPDKVYAGKVLSVDPGLTTSMNSSYIRAIVQLDASIGTDLPLGTGASVDVIGGRTEGALLIPVEALHEIEDGTYAVFVMENGEPRLRVVEIGLQDLVYVEVTSGLREGDVVTTGITETN